ATAAATGCGGAGCTTGTCCAGTGCTTCGGCTGAAGGTTCAGCTGGCAGAAAAGAGACATACCATCTTTTGAAATCTTCTGGTTCTGATAGCTGAAAGGGATTGTTAGCAATCGTGTTCTCTAACTCAGCCAGTGTACGAATGATAACAGAGACATCAAAACCAAAAACCTCTTGAATCTGGCGTTCAATGACTCCGCTCAGCAGACTTTTCGATTCCTCATCACTTTCAAATAGGACATTTCCGCTCTGAATGTAAGTACGCACATTTTGAAAGCCAATCGACTGGAACATCGTCTTCAGATCCTGCATCTTAATGATTTTGTTGCCGCCAACGTTAATGCCACGCAGCAGGGCTATATAGGTAGTCATGAACACACCTCCGTTTTCTTGTCAGGATCAATTTTGGCTTAAGGTTAAGGCCTGCAGACGTTTACGAACTTCTTTTACTAACAGCT
This window of the Paenibacillus sp. FSL R10-2734 genome carries:
- a CDS encoding DUF1697 domain-containing protein gives rise to the protein MTTYIALLRGINVGGNKIIKMQDLKTMFQSIGFQNVRTYIQSGNVLFESDEESKSLLSGVIERQIQEVFGFDVSVIIRTLAELENTIANNPFQLSEPEDFKRWYVSFLPAEPSAEALDKLRIYEEGPDKIRFVGREMYVLYEVSVSQSPLFKVPFDKILGMSITARNWNTVNKLVAMGRLE